A stretch of the Deltaproteobacteria bacterium genome encodes the following:
- the smc gene encoding chromosome segregation protein SMC, with protein sequence MRIKQLELVGFKSFAERTVLSFPSRITGIVGPNGCGKSNVVDAIRWVLGEQSPKHLRGAAMEDVIFNGNERNAPLGMSEVSLTFENTGQTRATGEPLDPDIDVSTIPAHFRDLAEIMVTRRYFRSGESEYFINKTACRLKDITELFLGTGIGSKAYAIIEQGRVEQLVNAKPEDRRLFIEEAAGTTLYRSRKLAAERKMERTRDNLARVTDILHELERQIQYLNRQAKKAEQYRALQDEIRTLELGLSSWQWRQLGVEIEALEQRRLELLADEERLQEQIASSEQTREQAAAALAAAESALAERREALAVLDAERESQRQRIELMRQQLHERERRLARLHSEREASASRATALAQEVSAAERERDECARWLLFEEGELASKEAEIELARSAQRAAHAAVEEAKAALVALATRMAQLRNDSAAATRRREDAQRRLLRLQEERQALAGQLEAAERDLATRRHDVVLLQQRLQTAAGEKEQRVAGLRQLAEDRRRLEGELSGRRAACVQVQSRLRSLADIQRNYEGYHAGVRSIMASEQPADGVLGVVADVIDAPREYERAVAAVLGDRLQYMIVDEAEAGVGAVATLREQASGRGSFVPVTPRPVPLDGLGAAGMNGSSSRLLDLVRVDERYRQVVEMLLGEVVLVPDLRAALSLWRQNGRYVTMVTPDGDVIDAAGVITGGSAEPIETEILARRRELQELTEQAAELELRITAGDEALAAVCERIGDQEAALAALDRDLHAATLELVAAEKDVERLERECPRLTDRLEVLRFEAEALAAEDERAAGELEQLQVALLELAESEQVGDGELRRRQAAAEAAAATAEALGAEVTATKVRVAERRERQHAAAAALKRLAANREELAERERSLAVEAQETTRERASLQQTLEEAEAVASEQEARRALLDEQVVGARQAVEGAAGAVGASEQVLSAERAELEQRRDTRTQTDIALAEHRLQGEHLCATVREKYSVELPQEAPNYPHQPEEGAAERLQILRERVARIGEVNVSAIDELRELEERAQFLRTQKEDLERSLADLERTIQRLNRASRARFAETFEKVNERFQVVFPRLFRGGEARLVLTDEHNLLDSGVEIIVRPPGKRLDTVSLLSGGEKALVAVSLIFSLFLINPTPFCFLDEVDAPLDDANISRFTQMVREMSETSQFIVITHNKRTMECAENLYGVTMQEPGLSKVISVAMR encoded by the coding sequence ATGCGGATCAAGCAGCTTGAGTTAGTCGGCTTCAAGTCGTTCGCCGAGCGAACGGTCCTCAGTTTTCCTTCGCGCATTACCGGCATCGTCGGGCCCAACGGCTGCGGCAAGTCGAACGTGGTCGACGCCATCCGCTGGGTGCTGGGGGAACAGAGCCCCAAGCACCTGCGGGGTGCGGCGATGGAAGACGTCATCTTCAACGGCAACGAGCGCAATGCGCCGCTGGGCATGTCCGAGGTCTCGCTGACCTTCGAAAACACCGGCCAGACGCGCGCGACCGGTGAGCCGCTCGACCCGGACATCGATGTCTCGACGATCCCGGCGCATTTCCGTGATCTGGCGGAAATTATGGTAACGCGCCGTTATTTTCGCTCCGGTGAATCGGAGTATTTTATCAATAAGACCGCCTGCCGGCTCAAGGACATCACCGAGCTGTTTCTCGGTACCGGCATCGGCAGCAAGGCCTACGCCATCATCGAGCAGGGGCGGGTCGAGCAGCTCGTCAACGCCAAGCCGGAGGACCGCCGCTTGTTCATCGAGGAGGCGGCCGGGACCACGCTTTATCGCAGCCGCAAGCTGGCCGCCGAACGTAAGATGGAGCGTACGCGCGACAACCTCGCGCGGGTCACCGACATCCTCCACGAGCTCGAGCGCCAGATCCAATACTTGAACCGCCAGGCGAAGAAGGCTGAGCAGTATCGCGCCCTGCAAGACGAGATTCGCACGCTCGAGCTGGGCTTGAGCAGCTGGCAGTGGCGGCAGCTGGGCGTCGAGATCGAAGCACTCGAACAACGGCGGCTCGAGCTGTTGGCGGATGAGGAGCGGCTGCAAGAGCAGATTGCCTCCTCCGAGCAAACCCGCGAGCAGGCGGCGGCGGCGCTGGCGGCGGCCGAGTCCGCCCTGGCCGAGCGCCGTGAAGCGCTCGCCGTGCTCGATGCCGAGCGCGAGAGCCAGCGCCAGCGGATCGAATTGATGCGCCAGCAGCTGCACGAGCGGGAGCGGCGGCTGGCGCGCTTGCACTCGGAGCGTGAAGCCAGCGCCAGCCGCGCTACGGCACTGGCGCAGGAAGTGAGCGCGGCCGAGCGCGAGCGCGACGAATGCGCCCGGTGGCTGTTGTTCGAGGAAGGCGAGCTGGCGAGCAAGGAGGCCGAGATCGAACTGGCGCGTTCGGCTCAGCGAGCGGCGCACGCTGCCGTCGAGGAGGCCAAGGCTGCGCTGGTGGCGCTGGCGACCCGTATGGCTCAGCTGCGCAATGACTCGGCTGCTGCCACACGCCGGCGTGAAGACGCGCAAAGGCGCTTATTGCGGCTGCAGGAAGAACGGCAAGCGCTGGCCGGCCAGCTCGAAGCCGCCGAACGTGATCTGGCCACGCGCCGGCACGACGTCGTCCTGCTGCAGCAGCGTTTGCAGACTGCCGCCGGTGAGAAGGAGCAGCGCGTGGCCGGGCTGCGCCAACTGGCTGAAGACCGCCGCCGGCTCGAAGGTGAGCTGAGTGGGCGGCGCGCCGCCTGCGTGCAGGTGCAGTCGCGCCTGCGCTCGCTGGCGGATATTCAGCGCAACTACGAAGGCTATCACGCCGGCGTGCGCTCGATCATGGCCAGCGAACAACCCGCCGACGGCGTCCTGGGAGTCGTAGCAGATGTGATCGATGCCCCGCGCGAATACGAGCGGGCCGTCGCTGCGGTGCTCGGCGATCGCTTGCAGTACATGATCGTCGATGAGGCCGAAGCCGGCGTCGGTGCTGTGGCCACGCTGCGCGAACAAGCCTCGGGCCGCGGCAGTTTCGTTCCGGTGACGCCGCGCCCGGTGCCGCTCGACGGTCTGGGTGCTGCGGGCATGAACGGTAGCAGCTCGCGGCTGCTCGATCTGGTGCGCGTGGATGAACGCTATCGCCAAGTGGTCGAGATGCTGCTGGGCGAGGTGGTGCTGGTGCCCGATCTGCGCGCCGCGCTTTCGCTCTGGCGCCAGAACGGCCGTTACGTGACCATGGTGACGCCCGACGGCGACGTCATCGACGCTGCCGGGGTGATTACCGGCGGCAGCGCCGAGCCGATTGAGACCGAAATCCTGGCGCGCCGGCGCGAGCTGCAAGAGCTGACCGAACAGGCGGCCGAGCTGGAGCTTCGGATCACCGCTGGTGATGAGGCGCTGGCCGCAGTCTGTGAGCGCATCGGCGACCAAGAGGCGGCGCTGGCCGCCCTCGATCGCGATTTGCACGCCGCCACCCTCGAACTGGTGGCGGCGGAAAAGGATGTCGAACGTCTGGAGCGCGAATGCCCGCGGCTGACCGACCGCCTCGAGGTGCTGCGCTTCGAGGCCGAGGCGCTGGCCGCGGAGGACGAGCGGGCCGCGGGTGAGCTCGAACAACTGCAGGTGGCTTTGCTGGAGCTGGCGGAGAGTGAACAGGTCGGCGACGGCGAACTGCGCCGCCGGCAGGCGGCGGCGGAAGCCGCCGCGGCTACGGCGGAAGCCTTGGGTGCGGAGGTGACCGCAACCAAGGTGCGGGTGGCCGAGCGCCGCGAGCGCCAACATGCGGCGGCGGCGGCGCTGAAACGCCTCGCCGCTAATCGTGAAGAGCTGGCGGAGCGCGAGCGCTCGCTGGCGGTGGAAGCGCAGGAAACCACCCGCGAACGCGCCTCATTGCAGCAAACCCTAGAAGAGGCCGAAGCGGTGGCGAGCGAGCAGGAGGCGCGCCGCGCGCTGCTCGATGAACAGGTGGTGGGTGCGCGCCAGGCGGTCGAGGGCGCCGCCGGCGCGGTCGGTGCGAGCGAGCAGGTGCTCAGTGCCGAACGCGCCGAGCTGGAGCAGCGGCGCGACACGCGCACGCAAACGGACATCGCCTTGGCCGAACACCGGCTCCAGGGCGAGCACCTCTGCGCTACCGTGCGGGAGAAGTACAGCGTCGAGCTGCCGCAGGAAGCGCCTAATTACCCGCACCAGCCCGAGGAGGGTGCGGCCGAGCGCTTGCAGATCCTGCGCGAACGAGTGGCGCGCATCGGCGAGGTCAACGTCAGCGCGATCGACGAGCTGCGCGAACTCGAAGAACGGGCGCAGTTCCTGCGTACCCAAAAGGAAGATCTTGAACGTTCGCTGGCGGATCTCGAACGTACCATCCAGCGCCTGAATCGGGCTTCGCGTGCCCGCTTCGCCGAAACCTTCGAGAAGGTGAACGAGCGCTTTCAGGTGGTCTTTCCGCGGCTGTTCCGCGGCGGCGAGGCGCGGCTGGTGCTGACCGACGAGCACAATCTGCTCGATAGCGGCGTCGAGATCATCGTGCGGCCGCCGGGCAAGCGGCTCGATACGGTCAGTTTGCTCTCCGGCGGTGAGAAAGCGCTGGTGGCAGTTAGCCTGATTTTCTCGCTGTTCTTGATCAACCCGACACCGTTCTGCTTCCTCGATGAGGTGGATGCGCCGCTGGACGATGCCAACATCAGCCGCTTTACGCAGATGGTGCGCGAGATGAGCGAGACCTCGCAGTTCATCGTCATCACGCACAACAAGCGGACGATGGAATGCGCCGAGAACCTCTACGGCGTCACCATGCAGGAGCCCGGGTTGTCGAAGGTGATCTCGGTGGCGATGCGGTAG
- a CDS encoding HNH endonuclease — protein sequence MSATASVLNSKVLVLNRSFLPIHITSVRRAFALLYQGVAEAVNGQYQTFDFDSWSELSASVHDDTIGMVDRVIRVPRVILLVAYDRLPRRQVRFSRFNIYARDRNTCQYCGHRFSRSELNLDHVVPRSQGGTSRWENVVCSCHACNRRKGGRTPDQAGMRLLRAPRRPEWTPFMMQTFSLRHYEEWVPFLSTVDASYWNTELQE from the coding sequence ATGTCTGCAACCGCCAGCGTACTTAACAGCAAGGTTCTAGTTCTTAATCGCTCCTTCCTGCCGATTCACATCACTTCGGTTCGTCGGGCATTTGCCCTGCTTTATCAGGGGGTTGCCGAGGCCGTGAACGGCCAATACCAGACCTTCGACTTCGACAGCTGGAGCGAATTGTCGGCCTCGGTGCACGACGACACGATCGGGATGGTCGATCGCGTCATTCGTGTGCCGCGGGTGATTCTGCTGGTTGCCTACGACCGGCTGCCGCGCCGGCAGGTGCGCTTCAGCCGGTTCAACATCTATGCCCGCGACCGCAACACCTGCCAGTACTGCGGCCACAGGTTTTCGCGCTCCGAGTTGAACCTCGATCACGTCGTGCCGCGCTCGCAGGGGGGAACCTCGCGCTGGGAGAACGTGGTTTGCTCCTGCCATGCCTGCAATCGCCGCAAAGGGGGCCGGACCCCGGATCAGGCTGGCATGCGTCTGCTGCGGGCGCCCCGGCGGCCGGAGTGGACGCCGTTCATGATGCAGACCTTTAGCTTGCGACACTACGAGGAGTGGGTGCCGTTCCTGTCCACCGTGGATGCCTCGTACTGGAACACCGAATTGCAGGAGTAA
- a CDS encoding ribonuclease E/G produces MPRQIVINSTPQEARVALVEDSRLLEIFIERTRGRGITGNIYKGRVTRVLPGMQAAFVDIGLEKAAFLRAADFYPESSEDALVEYDDDNGSPKAAAPAVAVAESGAAPQAAPVAQPPPRAPIETLLKKGQEIIVQVANGPIGTKGARVTSHIAIPGRHLVYMPLTNHVGVSRRIEDPEERARLKAAVEELRPPTAGFIIRTACEGLSKREMQGDVRFLLRLWGRIQKKSESGGAPTLLHYDMDLILRSIRDLFTADIQRVCVDNSRDHGRIVEFLEAVMPRFTDRVELYTEREPIFDRFGIENQVNKALDRRVWLKSGGYIIIDHTEALTAIDVNTGRYVGKTTQEETVLKTNLEAAKTIVEQLRLRNIGGLIIIDFIDMEKPVNRKKVYDALSDAVRKDKARTNILHISELGLVEMTRKRRGENLLQLLGEPCPICDGRGLVRSAETVANEVLRRIRREAAAHPRIERLHLRVPVRVAQFLTTTESGSLQAIENEFGTKIVIEGASDLSDRACEVTAVEAAA; encoded by the coding sequence GTGCCACGCCAAATAGTCATCAATTCGACCCCGCAGGAAGCACGGGTCGCTCTGGTTGAGGACTCCCGGCTGCTGGAGATCTTCATCGAGCGTACCCGCGGACGCGGCATCACCGGGAACATCTACAAGGGGCGGGTCACCCGCGTGTTACCGGGGATGCAAGCGGCGTTCGTCGACATCGGGCTTGAGAAGGCGGCCTTCTTGCGAGCGGCGGATTTCTACCCTGAAAGCAGCGAGGACGCCTTAGTCGAGTACGACGACGACAACGGCTCGCCGAAGGCGGCCGCCCCGGCGGTGGCGGTCGCTGAATCCGGCGCGGCGCCGCAAGCCGCGCCCGTGGCCCAGCCGCCACCGCGTGCGCCGATCGAGACGCTGCTGAAGAAGGGCCAGGAAATCATCGTTCAGGTCGCCAACGGCCCCATCGGCACCAAGGGCGCGCGGGTGACCTCGCACATCGCCATTCCCGGCCGGCACTTGGTCTACATGCCGCTGACCAATCACGTCGGCGTGTCGCGGCGCATCGAGGACCCCGAGGAGCGGGCGCGACTGAAGGCCGCAGTCGAGGAGTTGCGCCCACCCACCGCCGGGTTCATCATTCGCACGGCTTGTGAAGGGCTGAGCAAACGCGAGATGCAGGGCGACGTGCGCTTCTTGCTGCGCTTGTGGGGCCGCATCCAGAAGAAGAGCGAAAGCGGCGGCGCCCCGACTCTGCTCCACTACGACATGGATCTCATCCTGCGCTCCATCCGCGACCTCTTCACCGCCGATATTCAGCGCGTCTGCGTCGACAACAGCCGTGATCACGGGCGCATCGTCGAGTTCCTCGAAGCGGTCATGCCGCGCTTCACCGACCGCGTCGAGCTTTACACCGAGCGCGAGCCGATCTTCGACCGCTTCGGCATCGAAAACCAAGTCAATAAGGCGCTCGACCGGCGCGTGTGGCTGAAGTCGGGCGGCTACATCATCATCGACCATACCGAGGCGCTCACCGCAATCGACGTCAACACCGGCCGCTACGTCGGCAAGACCACCCAGGAAGAGACCGTGCTCAAGACCAACCTCGAGGCCGCCAAGACGATCGTCGAGCAGCTGCGGCTGCGCAACATCGGCGGCCTGATCATCATCGACTTCATCGACATGGAGAAGCCGGTCAATCGCAAGAAGGTATACGACGCTTTGAGCGACGCCGTCCGCAAAGACAAAGCCCGTACCAACATCCTACACATCTCGGAGCTGGGCCTGGTCGAAATGACCCGCAAGCGCCGCGGCGAAAACCTGCTGCAGCTGCTGGGCGAGCCCTGTCCCATTTGTGACGGGCGCGGCTTGGTGCGCAGCGCCGAGACCGTGGCCAACGAGGTGCTGCGCCGCATCCGCCGTGAGGCCGCCGCCCACCCGCGGATCGAGCGGCTGCACCTCCGCGTGCCGGTGCGCGTGGCGCAATTCCTGACCACCACGGAGTCGGGGTCACTCCAGGCGATTGAGAACGAGTTCGGCACTAAGATCGTCATCGAAGGCGCCAGCGATCTGAGCGATCGCGCCTGCGAGGTCACCGCAGTCGAAGCCGCGGCTTAA
- a CDS encoding 2-oxoacid:acceptor oxidoreductase subunit alpha produces MSAASEAATAVVTAKSVEEREGVVIRFAGDSGDGMQVTGAQFTTETALAGNDLSTLPDYPAEIRAPAGTLAGVSGFQLHFSSREVFTPGDNPDVLVAMNPAALKVNLPDLKPNGILIVDRETFSEPNLKKAEYESNPLTDSSLDRYQVFQVDVSKLTIAALQDLNLPTRTMMRCKNFFALGLTSWLFHRPIESTIEFIEQRFKKTPELVEANIRVLKAGYNYGDTCELFRTSYEVAPARIAPGRYRNLTGNSATALGFVAAARRAGLPLFLGSYPITPASDILHELATYKNFDVYTYQAEDEIAGVGAALGAAFGGALAITTTSGPGMCLKAETINLAVSVELPLVIVDVQRGGPSTGLPTKTEQADLLMAIYGRNSESPVPVLAAATPADCFAAAFECAQIALKYMTPVILLTDGYLANGAEPWRVPKASDLPEIAVEFRTDPVGFFPYLREPETLSRPWVRPGTRGLEHRVGGIEKEHITGNVSYSPTNHEQMVRLRARKVAGIAREIPPSTLHGPAKGEVLVLGWGSTHGSIAAAVRQLQQSGRAVSHLHLRYLNPLPPDLGDILQRFEHVLVPEMNLGQLVRLIRAEYLIDAIGLNKIQGQPFKVAEIISRIHRLLEA; encoded by the coding sequence ATGTCCGCAGCCTCTGAGGCGGCCACCGCAGTCGTCACCGCCAAGTCAGTCGAAGAACGCGAAGGCGTGGTGATCCGCTTCGCCGGCGACTCCGGCGACGGCATGCAAGTGACCGGCGCACAGTTCACCACCGAAACCGCATTGGCGGGCAACGATCTCAGTACGCTGCCCGATTACCCGGCCGAGATTCGCGCCCCGGCGGGCACACTCGCCGGCGTCAGCGGCTTCCAATTGCACTTCTCCAGCCGCGAGGTGTTCACGCCGGGCGATAACCCCGACGTGCTGGTGGCAATGAACCCGGCCGCGCTCAAGGTCAATCTCCCGGACCTCAAGCCCAACGGGATCCTGATCGTCGACCGTGAGACCTTCAGCGAGCCCAACCTCAAGAAGGCCGAGTACGAAAGCAACCCGCTGACCGACTCATCGCTCGACCGCTACCAGGTCTTCCAGGTTGATGTGAGCAAGCTCACCATCGCGGCGCTGCAGGATCTGAACTTGCCGACGCGCACGATGATGCGGTGCAAGAACTTCTTTGCCCTCGGGCTCACCTCTTGGCTGTTCCACCGTCCCATCGAGTCCACGATTGAATTCATCGAGCAGCGCTTCAAGAAGACACCGGAGTTGGTCGAGGCGAACATCCGCGTCCTCAAGGCAGGCTACAACTACGGCGACACCTGCGAGCTGTTTCGCACCTCCTACGAGGTGGCCCCGGCGCGCATCGCACCCGGCCGCTACCGCAACCTCACCGGCAACAGCGCCACCGCCCTGGGCTTCGTCGCCGCTGCCAGGCGCGCCGGCCTACCGCTTTTCCTCGGCAGCTATCCGATCACGCCGGCCAGTGACATCTTGCATGAGCTGGCCACATACAAGAACTTCGACGTTTATACCTACCAGGCCGAAGACGAGATCGCCGGCGTCGGCGCGGCCTTGGGCGCGGCCTTTGGCGGCGCGCTGGCAATCACCACCACCAGCGGCCCGGGCATGTGCTTGAAAGCCGAGACCATCAACCTGGCGGTGTCGGTCGAGCTGCCACTGGTCATCGTCGACGTCCAGCGCGGCGGCCCCAGCACCGGCTTGCCGACCAAGACCGAGCAAGCCGATCTGCTGATGGCCATCTACGGCCGCAACAGCGAGTCACCAGTGCCGGTATTGGCGGCGGCAACGCCGGCCGACTGCTTCGCGGCTGCCTTCGAATGCGCGCAGATCGCCCTCAAGTACATGACGCCGGTGATCCTGCTCACTGACGGTTACCTAGCCAACGGCGCTGAACCGTGGCGGGTGCCGAAGGCCAGCGACTTGCCCGAGATAGCGGTGGAATTCCGCACCGACCCGGTCGGCTTCTTTCCTTATCTGCGGGAGCCCGAGACGCTGTCGCGACCATGGGTGAGACCGGGTACTCGCGGACTCGAACACCGCGTCGGCGGTATCGAGAAGGAACACATCACCGGCAACGTCAGCTACTCCCCGACCAACCACGAGCAGATGGTGCGCCTGCGCGCCCGCAAGGTGGCCGGGATCGCGCGTGAAATCCCGCCCAGCACGCTGCACGGCCCGGCCAAGGGTGAAGTGCTGGTGCTGGGCTGGGGCAGCACCCACGGCTCGATCGCCGCGGCCGTGCGCCAGTTGCAGCAGAGCGGCCGGGCGGTCTCACACCTGCACCTGCGCTACCTCAATCCGCTGCCGCCGGATCTCGGCGACATCTTGCAGCGCTTCGAGCATGTCTTGGTCCCCGAGATGAACCTCGGCCAGTTGGTCCGGCTGATCCGGGCCGAATATCTCATCGACGCAATCGGCTTGAACAAGATCCAAGGCCAGCCCTTCAAGGTGGCCGAGATCATCAGCCGGATTCACCGCCTGTTGGAGGCGTAA
- a CDS encoding 2-oxoacid:ferredoxin oxidoreductase subunit beta yields the protein MSNPAAPKLSRKDFVSDQDVRWCPGCGDYAILAQVQKVLPELGVPRERFVFLSGIGCSSRFPYYMNTYGFHTIHGRAPAIASGLKASRPDLSVWIVTGDGDALSIGGNHLIHALRRNLDLNILLFNNRIYGLTKGQYSPTSELGKVTKSSPMGSVDHPFNPISVALGAEGTFVARSIDVEAKHLQDMIRRAYEHKGTAFVEIMQNCNIFNDGAFASLTDKDTKADTQLVIEHGKPLIFGKQRDKGIRLRGHSLEVVQLGAGATGDDVITYDETNPVLATLLSAMRPPQFPTPIGVFRAVSRPVYEEAMAQQVQQARLKQGPGDLDELFSRGDCWVVN from the coding sequence ATGAGTAACCCAGCAGCTCCCAAGCTGTCACGTAAAGACTTCGTCAGCGATCAAGACGTGCGCTGGTGCCCGGGGTGCGGCGACTACGCCATCCTGGCGCAGGTGCAGAAAGTCCTGCCCGAACTCGGTGTTCCGCGCGAGCGCTTCGTCTTCTTATCCGGGATCGGCTGCTCTAGCCGCTTCCCGTACTACATGAACACTTACGGCTTCCACACCATTCACGGCCGCGCCCCTGCAATCGCTTCGGGCCTCAAGGCCAGCCGGCCGGACCTGTCGGTGTGGATCGTCACCGGGGACGGCGACGCGCTCAGCATCGGCGGCAATCACCTCATCCACGCGCTGCGCCGCAATCTCGACCTCAACATCCTGCTGTTCAACAACCGCATCTACGGCCTGACCAAAGGCCAGTACTCGCCGACTTCCGAGCTCGGCAAGGTCACCAAGTCGTCGCCCATGGGGTCGGTGGATCATCCGTTCAACCCCATCTCCGTGGCACTGGGTGCCGAAGGTACATTCGTGGCCCGCAGCATCGACGTCGAGGCCAAGCACTTGCAGGACATGATTCGCCGCGCTTACGAGCACAAGGGCACGGCCTTCGTCGAGATCATGCAGAATTGCAACATCTTCAACGACGGCGCGTTCGCCTCGCTGACCGATAAGGACACCAAGGCCGACACCCAGCTCGTGATCGAGCACGGCAAGCCGCTGATCTTCGGCAAACAACGCGACAAGGGCATCCGCCTGCGCGGGCATTCGCTCGAGGTGGTCCAGCTCGGCGCCGGCGCCACCGGCGACGACGTCATCACCTACGACGAGACCAACCCGGTGCTGGCGACGCTGCTCAGCGCGATGCGGCCGCCGCAGTTTCCCACCCCCATCGGGGTATTCCGCGCGGTGTCGCGACCGGTCTACGAAGAGGCGATGGCGCAGCAGGTACAGCAAGCCCGCCTCAAACAAGGCCCCGGAGACCTCGACGAGCTCTTCAGCCGCGGCGACTGCTGGGTGGTCAACTGA
- a CDS encoding host attachment protein, whose translation MNNETWILISDASRARLFSTSGKLKPWALVREFDHPESRAKGLEIMADKPGRVKQSMGSGSRPAMAPPTPPKEVEAEHFAQQLAGVLADGHGHNAYARLILVAPPWFLGLLRKVLSAPVSKRIVASLDKDYTQLHQRDLPERLAEVL comes from the coding sequence ATGAATAACGAGACCTGGATCCTCATCAGCGATGCCAGCCGCGCGCGGCTCTTCAGCACCTCCGGGAAGTTGAAGCCGTGGGCACTGGTGCGGGAATTCGACCATCCGGAAAGCCGGGCGAAGGGGCTCGAGATCATGGCCGACAAGCCCGGGCGAGTGAAGCAGAGCATGGGTTCGGGCAGCCGCCCGGCAATGGCGCCGCCGACGCCGCCGAAAGAAGTCGAGGCCGAGCACTTCGCGCAACAACTCGCCGGGGTCCTGGCCGACGGACACGGGCACAACGCCTATGCGCGGCTGATTCTGGTTGCTCCGCCCTGGTTTTTGGGGCTGCTGCGCAAGGTGCTCAGTGCGCCGGTGAGCAAGCGCATAGTCGCCAGCCTGGATAAGGATTACACCCAGCTGCACCAGCGCGATCTGCCGGAGCGTCTGGCGGAGGTACTCTGA
- a CDS encoding YceI family protein, producing the protein MRRSVLAAVGIVALGLPALGRASTWEIDSAHTSVQFAVRHLMVSTVRGTMGKVSGVAKTNDADVNKSSVEASIDVGGISTREAKRDEHLKGADFFEVAKYPAITFKSKQITAAGTDKFKITGDLTIRGVTKEVVLDVEGSPKPFKDPFGNVKLGGLARTTINRQDFGVSWSKLLDSGGLAVGNDVEITIDIELIQKADDAAASR; encoded by the coding sequence ATGCGACGAAGTGTGCTCGCGGCGGTCGGCATTGTAGCTCTCGGTCTCCCCGCGCTCGGGCGGGCCTCGACTTGGGAGATCGATTCGGCCCACACCAGCGTCCAGTTCGCCGTGCGCCATCTCATGGTCTCGACGGTACGCGGCACCATGGGCAAGGTCAGCGGCGTGGCCAAGACGAACGACGCCGATGTGAACAAGTCGTCGGTCGAAGCCAGCATCGATGTTGGCGGCATCAGCACCCGCGAGGCCAAGCGCGACGAGCACCTCAAGGGCGCCGACTTCTTCGAGGTCGCGAAATACCCGGCGATTACCTTCAAGTCCAAGCAGATCACCGCCGCCGGTACCGACAAGTTCAAGATTACCGGTGACCTTACCATTCGCGGTGTGACCAAGGAGGTGGTGCTGGACGTGGAAGGCTCGCCCAAACCGTTCAAGGACCCGTTCGGCAACGTGAAGCTCGGCGGCCTGGCCCGCACGACGATCAATCGTCAAGACTTCGGTGTGTCGTGGAGCAAGCTGCTGGACAGCGGCGGCCTGGCGGTGGGCAACGACGTAGAGATCACCATCGACATCGAGTTGATTCAAAAGGCCGATGACGCGGCGGCGAGCCGCTGA
- a CDS encoding HAMP domain-containing histidine kinase, translated as MGAQGISSETICAEKAPLAQSSLDVQRRLDNATTQLAHHTQELRRAVEAARRRARELADANARLRILDRLKTDFLAFICHELRTPLTHLSAIDLIDAAADDPGQVKLLQVVRSGYERFENFIHHGLEYFRWLSAERLEPNGHTDLVEVVRRVSADMPALASAAVQLRIIAPADPVVVGAEQGHVAHCVSILLDNAVKFSAEEKSVRVIIRPARERALLSVVDRGKGFPPELAQELFRPFTIADTMHHSAGSGLSLALASAIVQAYGGKIWAESPGPGQGAIFTMQLPVPAIAAAQ; from the coding sequence ATGGGAGCGCAAGGAATTTCGAGCGAAACAATCTGTGCGGAGAAGGCGCCGCTGGCCCAGTCCAGCCTCGATGTTCAGCGCCGGCTCGACAACGCCACGACGCAGCTCGCACATCACACGCAGGAGCTGCGGCGGGCGGTCGAAGCGGCACGCCGGCGGGCGCGAGAATTGGCCGACGCCAACGCGCGCTTGCGCATTCTTGATCGCTTGAAGACGGATTTCCTGGCGTTCATCTGCCATGAGCTGCGGACTCCGCTGACGCACCTCTCGGCGATCGACTTGATCGATGCCGCCGCTGACGATCCCGGCCAGGTCAAACTGCTACAGGTCGTTCGCAGCGGCTACGAGCGCTTCGAGAATTTCATCCATCACGGTCTGGAATACTTTCGCTGGCTCAGCGCGGAACGGTTGGAGCCGAACGGCCACACCGATCTGGTGGAGGTGGTCCGGCGAGTGTCGGCCGACATGCCGGCGCTGGCTTCGGCGGCCGTGCAACTGCGGATCATTGCACCCGCGGACCCGGTGGTGGTCGGAGCCGAGCAGGGGCACGTGGCGCACTGCGTGTCGATCTTGCTCGACAACGCGGTGAAATTTTCGGCCGAGGAAAAGAGCGTGCGCGTCATTATCCGACCGGCGCGAGAGCGGGCACTGCTGAGCGTCGTGGATCGAGGTAAGGGATTTCCGCCGGAATTAGCACAAGAGCTTTTCCGACCCTTCACCATTGCCGACACGATGCACCACAGCGCCGGCAGTGGCCTCAGCTTGGCCCTAGCCAGCGCCATCGTGCAGGCGTACGGCGGCAAGATCTGGGCGGAAAGTCCGGGACCGGGCCAAGGCGCCATATTCACGATGCAGCTGCCGGTGCCGGCGATCGCCGCGGCGCAGTGA